Below is a genomic region from Vibrio cortegadensis.
TGGTTTCAGCGCACTTTGCCGTCAGGTTTCTCGCTCGAATTCTTTGTCATTCTAGCTAATCGAATGGCTCTAATTTCAGCTCATTTCGTTTCTTAGCCAAGTGCGTTTTGTTGTCTATGATTGAGTTTCGAACTATCCGTTTTACTTCTGAGTTCAAAGCCAGTAGATTTGTAACCAATTCAGCACCTTGGCGCTAAACTTGGCTCTGTCGTGCGGGCAATATAACAAAGCGTTTAAGACGGATTCGCAACGCTTGGCGGCTTCAGTTCAAAGATATGCATCAGTGTTTATTGCATAATGTCTTGAGTGCAGTGGTAGCATTGCTCACCACTTAACGCGGCGTTAGAAGCCGGAGGGAAATTCAATGAATCCAAAGGATATCGTGCTTTCATTTTGGGAAGCAATGCAGAGTAATGATTTTTACAAAGCAAGCGAATGGCTAAGTGAAGATTTCGAGGGTTTTTGGCCTCAATCATCAGAACTTATTACTGGTCGCAGTGATTTTGGTGATGTGAATTCCTATTATCCTGCAAATGGTAAATGGCTATTTGAAATTAACTCAATTGTTTGTGAGGGCTCTCAGGTTGTAACGGATGTGTCGATAACAGACAGTGTACAAAAGGCTAGGGCAATTACATTTCATACCGTTGAAAATGGTCTTATTTGTAAGCAAGTTGAGTTTTGGCCTGATGAGTTTGATGCTCCAGAATGGCGTGCAAAGTGGGTAAAAATAGTGCCATCTCAGGCATAGTCGAAATGCTTCTAACAAACAATTTAAGAGTGACTCCTAACGCTTGACGATTTTACTTCGATTTGAATTTTGTGTTTACGGCGCAATGGTTTAGTCTAGGTTTTATAGCGTTGTCGCACCTTAATTGGGCGTTAGAAGCTGTAAGGAGATTCAGTGAATCCAAAGGATATTGTGCTTTCATTTTGGGAAGCGATGCAAAGTAATGACTTTTACAAAGCAAGTGAATGGTTAAGCGAAGATTTCGAAGGGTTTTGGCCTCAATCGTCAGAGCTTATTACAGGTCGTAGTGATTTTGGTGATGTAAATTCCTATTACCCGGCTAATGGTAAATGGCTATTTGAAATCAACTCAATTGTTTGTGAAGGCACAAAAGTTGTAACGGACGTGTCGATAAAAGACAGTGTTCAAAAGGCTAGGGCAATTACATTTCATACCGTTGAGAATGGTCTTATTTGTAAGCAAGTAGAGTTTTGGCCTGATGAGTTTGAAGCTCCAGAATGGCGAGCAAAGTGGGTAAAAATAGTGCCATCTCAGGCATAGTCGAAATGCTTCTAACAAACAATTTAAGAGTGACTCCTAACGCTTGTCGATTTCACTCTGGTTTGAATTTTGTGTTTACGGTGCAATGGTTTAGTCTAGGTTTTATAGCGTTGTCGCACCTTAATTGGGCGTTAGGTGCTTTGGAGTTACTTACATGGTAGGTAACTCCATTTGATTCAAGCGTTTTGAAGTTGGGTACTATCAATACTTTCAGTTGTACTTTCAATCTCGATTGGTTGGATTGTACCGTCTGATTTTATTTCAATTAATCCTAGATCTTTTGCAGCAATACCGATAGTTAGTGGCCCAGAAATGACCGAAAAAGCTAAGGCCGTTTTACCCATGAAATTCCAAAACCTTTTACCTACATCGCTTTTATTTCGCTCTTCAGCAATTTCTTTATGTAATAGCGCTTTTCCGAAAGTAGCCTCTACAATATCAATTATGTCTGTTGCACCGGTAATTACATACTCCTCAATAGAGATGCATATCCGGGCTATTTGATCTGTTAAGTATTTTTTTAGCTTAGACTCGATGTTTGAAGCGTCGATTAACTTGAGGAGATCTAGAGCTTCATCTTTAATCTCATCCAACTGATCTTTGTTCAAAACTGCTTGTGGGCTTCTTGCACTGAGTAAGTCGGATGTCATTTCTAAATAGTTAATGACATGGGTATCAACATGGTTGATAAAGTTTCCCCATTGTTGGTCTAAAGGGCTTTTAGAAAACGCGGTTTCTAACCTCGGAATCCATGCTAGATATCGTTCAACTTTAACATTTTCAAGTTTTCCAAGCTCAGAAACGATTTCATCAGCTAATGCCATAGTTTTACCAATGCGACCTAGCAGCATATGTGTACTTTTTGATTCCACATCTAAAATCTCACACCAGACCGCTTTACAAGTTTGATTAGTACCAAATTGCTTCCCATGCTCCAAAATGTTGAGTAACCGTTGTGCAGGGTTATTCATTTACATGCTCCAATATTGCCAAAGAATCAGTAAGTTGTAGTATATCATGCATTCTAAACGCACCTAACAAAGCATTTAAGACGGATTCCCAACGCTCGGCATTTTTGGTTTGCTTCAACGTTAGTGTTTACGGCACAATACTTTAAGTTTAGTGATCAGCGTTGCTCACCACTTAATGCGGCGTTATATGTTGTTTCAGCATTGGAGAAATAATGGAAGTTCTAATTGAGCAGGAAATCGCTCTACATCAGTATGAAATTAGGCAAGATCCAAATGAAGTAGCAAGGTTGCTTCATTCTAGCTTTAAAGAGGTTGGGCGTTCGGGGCGTAGTTTTGATTACTTTTCTATTATGAGAGTGATGCAAAGTGAAGAGCCTTCAAATGGTCACATTCACTCTCAAGATTTTGAGTGTATTTTGTTAGAACCTTCAGTTCAGTTACTTTTATACAAATCAGCATGGGTTTCAAATTTAGGTAAAGTTAGCGCGTTTTCTAAGCGTTCGTCGATCTGGGTCTTTACTGGTCAAGCCTGGCAAATGAAATATCATCAAGGGACTCCATGCGCAGAGTTTGAACTCATTTGAACATTGTCTAGAGTTGAAAATTGTTGGTTATGCACCCTACATATAACAAAGCATTTAAGAGGGATTCTCAACGCTTGGCATTTTTGTATCTACTTCAAATTTAGTGTTTACGGTACAATACTTTAGGTCGGGTGGAGGCGTTGTTCACCCCTTAATGCGGCGTTATGTGCTTGGAGAAAGTATGCAATATATCGAAGTCAAAAGTAGCGATATTCCACTAGATTTATTGCTTGAAGCTGATCCTTCTGAAGTTAACATCGCTTCATATTTATCTGATTCATGGTGCTTTGCTGCATCAGACCATGGGCAGATTTTAGCGGCTTGTATCGTTAAAGCGCAGACTCACTGCTTTGCTGAGATATTTAATGTATCAGTATCTCCAGAACTCCAAGGCCAAGGTATTGGCTCTAAGCTGCTAAAGTTCGTTCTATCTCAGTTACCAAGTAAGGGAATTAATCGTGTAGAACTTGGTACGGGTACATTTGGTTATCAACTGACTTATTATCAGCGTTTAGGCTTTCGAGTAGACTCAATTATCAAAGACCATTTTTTGTTAAACTACCTCGAGCCAATCTATGAAAATGGTATTCAACACAAAGACATGCTGAGATTGTACGTCAATGTTTAGTACGCACATAACAAGCAATTTAAGAGGGATTCACAACGCTTGGCACTTTTGCTTCTACTTCAGTTTTAGTGTTTATGGCACAATGCTTTAGGTTTGGGTGGAGGCGTTGTTCACCCCTTAATTGGGCGTTATATTGCATAAAATTCAAAGGGTTAAATTATCCGTTTATCTTTGTTCTGCGTCCGAGCTACACACCTGTTCTTTTCGTGAAAAATGCCATCAAAATGATCATCGCACGTAGAAAGTGTGTCGGTTAATTAGCTGCAACGTCACGCAAGTCTCCTCGTTAGTAAGTTTTGCTGGCTTTAGTCCATTTTGCGCGGCTTCTTTATCGTGGGAACTTCATTGAAAGTTGTGGCTTCAGCGTACTTTGTTGTCAGGTTTCTCGCTCGAATTCTTTGTCATTCTGGCGAATCGAATGACTCAAATTTGCCTAATTTCGCTTCTTAGCCAAGTGCGTGTTATTGTCTATGGTTGAGTTTCGAGCTATCCGTTTTACTTCTGAGTTCAAAGCAAGTAGATTTGTAGTCAATTCAGCACCTTGGCGCTAAACTTGGCTCTGTCGTGCGGGCAATATAACAAAGCATTTAAGAGGGATTCTCAACGCTTGGCATTTTTGCATCTACTTCAAATTTAGTGTTTACGGTACAATGCTTTAGGTGGGGTGGAGGCGTTGTTCACCCCTTAATGCGGCGTTATATTGCATAAGATTCAAAGGGTTAAATTATCCGTTTATCTTTGTTCTACGTTCGAGCTACACACCTGTTCGTTCCGTGAAAAATGCCATCAAAATGGCCATCGCACGTAGAATGTTTGTCGGTTAATTAGCTGCAACGTCACGCAAGTCTCCTCATTAGTAAGTTTTGCTGGCTCAAGTTCATTTTGCGCGGCTTCTTTTTCGTGGGGACTTCATTGAAAGTTGTGGCTTCAGCGCACTTTGTTGTCAGGTTTCTCGCTCGAATTCTTTGTCACTTTGGCTAATCGAACTTCTCTAATCTCAACTCATTTCGTTTCTTAGCCAAGTGCGTTTTATTGTCTATGATTGAACTCAGAACTATCCATTTTACTTCTGAGTTCAAAGCCAGTAGATTTGTAGCCAATTCAGCACCTTGGCGCTAAACTTGGCTCTGTCGTGCGGGCAATATAACAAAGCGTTTAAGACGGACTCCCAACGCTTGGCGGCTTTAGTTCAAAGATATGCACCAGTGTTTATGGCATAATGTCTTGAGTGCAGTGGTAGCGTTGCTCGCCACTTAACGCGGCGTTATGAGCTAATAGGGAAATCAGCATGAATTACGAAGAATTTAACCATTTTTGCGGCTCTTTTGCTGGAACGAGTCACGTCGTTCAATGGGGTAATTCCGATGTATGGAAGGTTGGTGGTAAAGTCTTTGCCATAGGTGGTTGGAGTGATGGTTCCCAAGCTGCATTCACGTTTAAAACCTCCAACTTAAACTTCGACTTTCTAAGTGATTGTGAAGGTTATAAACCGGCTCCATATTTTGCTAGTCGTGGAATGAAGTGGATACAGCAAGTTGAGACTTCAGGCAAATTAGACGATGACCTAAAGTACTATTTATCGGAATCATACCGAATTGTCGCGAGTGGTTTAAGTAAGCGTAAGCAACGAGAATTGGGCATAGATCATCTAGCTGAACCACGCTCATAACAAAGCGTTTAAGACGGATTCCCAACGCTCGGCATTTTCGGCTTACTTTGGGTTAAGTGTTTATGTCACAATGGTTTAGGCAGGGTGGTTGGCGTTGCTCACCACTTAACGCGGCGTTAGCTTACTGGAGTCAACAAGGGGATAGGTAGTAAAAAGTAAGCTACCCAAATAGTAGCTTACACCAGTGATTCATCTTATTTATTCGACGACTTACTAGGTTTCAAGCCCGGTGTATTGCCCGGGGTGTTTTTATTGTCACGTCGACGCTGATCGGGTTTTCCTGTCGACTTAGCAATTGGTTTTGGACCTGGTTTAAGTGCCACAATTGTATTCCTTATATGTGTAAGAGCAAATCTCTCGTATGATAATATATTTGCTTTGATGCATATCATCAGTGATCTTAGCCGTATTTCCATGCAATATATGGGTTTGCTATCGTTCAGATGTTGGTCGTTGATAAGTTAGGGTGGATGCTGAGAATTTGTAAGCTAACAAAGCGTTTAAGACGGATTCCCAACGCTTGGCGCTCTCGGCTTTCTTTGAGTTAAGTGATTATGTCACAATGGTTTAGGTAGGGCGGTTGGCGTTGCTCACCACTTAACGCGGCGTTATATTGCATAAGATTCAAAGGGTTAAATTATTCGTTTATCTTTGTTCTGCGTTCGAGCTACACACCTGTTCGTTTCGTGAAAGTTGCCATCAAAATGACCATCGCACGTAGAATGTTTGTCGGTTAATTAACTGCAACGTCACGCAAGTCTCCTCGTTAGTAAGTTTTGCTGGCTCAAGTTCATTTTGCGCGGCTTCTTTTTCGTGGAAGCTAAATTGAAAATCGTGGCTTCAGCGCACTTTGCTGTCAGGTTTCTCGTTTGAATTCTTTGTCATTCTGGCTAACTAAACCATTCAAATTTTGCCTAGTTTCGTTTCTTAGCCAAGTGCGTTTTGTTGTCTATGATTGAGTTTCGAACTATCCATTTTACTTCTGAGTTCAAAGCCAGTAGATTTGTAACTAATTCAGCACCTTGGCGCTAAAGTTGACTCTGTCGTGCGGGCAATATAACAAACAATTTAAGAGTGACTCCTAACGCTTAGCGATTTCACTCCGGTTTGAAATTTGTGTTTACGGTGCAATGGTTTAGTCTAGGTTTTATAGCGTTGTCGCACCTTAATTGGGCGTTAGAAGCTTCGATAAAACTTTGAATTATAGTAACTATTTATCTTATCTCGCTTAGTTCTAAATTTCGTTTCAATCATAGTATAATTGTTCGCATTAAGATGATTATGTGAAAGTTCAAATGAGAAAAATTTATGTCACTGAAGGGGATTCATCCTCTAAAAAAGACAAATTGGCTTATCCTAAACTGGTTTTGTGTGAAAAGTGTGTAGGCAAGT
It encodes:
- a CDS encoding nuclear transport factor 2 family protein, coding for MNPKDIVLSFWEAMQSNDFYKASEWLSEDFEGFWPQSSELITGRSDFGDVNSYYPANGKWLFEINSIVCEGSQVVTDVSITDSVQKARAITFHTVENGLICKQVEFWPDEFDAPEWRAKWVKIVPSQA
- a CDS encoding nuclear transport factor 2 family protein, translating into MNPKDIVLSFWEAMQSNDFYKASEWLSEDFEGFWPQSSELITGRSDFGDVNSYYPANGKWLFEINSIVCEGTKVVTDVSIKDSVQKARAITFHTVENGLICKQVEFWPDEFEAPEWRAKWVKIVPSQA
- a CDS encoding nuclear transport factor 2 family protein, whose translation is MEVLIEQEIALHQYEIRQDPNEVARLLHSSFKEVGRSGRSFDYFSIMRVMQSEEPSNGHIHSQDFECILLEPSVQLLLYKSAWVSNLGKVSAFSKRSSIWVFTGQAWQMKYHQGTPCAEFELI
- a CDS encoding GNAT family N-acetyltransferase; amino-acid sequence: MQYIEVKSSDIPLDLLLEADPSEVNIASYLSDSWCFAASDHGQILAACIVKAQTHCFAEIFNVSVSPELQGQGIGSKLLKFVLSQLPSKGINRVELGTGTFGYQLTYYQRLGFRVDSIIKDHFLLNYLEPIYENGIQHKDMLRLYVNV
- a CDS encoding MmcQ/YjbR family DNA-binding protein → MNYEEFNHFCGSFAGTSHVVQWGNSDVWKVGGKVFAIGGWSDGSQAAFTFKTSNLNFDFLSDCEGYKPAPYFASRGMKWIQQVETSGKLDDDLKYYLSESYRIVASGLSKRKQRELGIDHLAEPRS